From the genome of Triticum aestivum cultivar Chinese Spring chromosome 1A, IWGSC CS RefSeq v2.1, whole genome shotgun sequence:
catcaaaacatataaactcataatgaaactgtcatcgtaacattaagcgtgcggaccctacgggttcgagaattatgtagacatgactgagacatgtcttcggtcaataaccaatagtggaacctggatgctcatattggttcctacatattctacggagatctttatcggtcaaaccgcataacaacatacgttgttccctttgtcatcggtatgttacttgcccaagattcgatcgtcggtatctcaatacctagttcaatctcgttatcggaaagtctctttactcgttccgtaatacatcatcccgcaactaactcattagttgcaatgcttgcaaggcttatagtgatgtgcattaccgagtgggcccagagatacctctccgacacggagtgacaaatcctaatctcgaaatacgccaacccaacaagtaccttcggagacacctgtagagcacctttataatcacccagttacgttgtgacgtttggtagcacacaaagtgttccttcggtaaacgggagttgcataatctcatagtcataggaacatatataagttatgaagaaagcaatagcaacaaactaaacgatcaagtgctaagctaatggaatgggtcaagtaaatcacatcattctcctaatgatgtgatcccgttaatcaaatgacaactcatgtctatggttaggaaacataaccatctttgatcaacgagctagtcaagtagaggcatactagtgacactctgtttgtctatgtattcacacatgtattatgtttccggttaatacaattctagcatgaataataaacttttatcatgagataaggaaataaataataactttattattgcctctagggcatatttccttcagtgatctcatccgggactccgaacaaacttcggtcatcaaatcacatataactcataatacaaatcgtgatcgaacgttaagcgtgcggaccctacgggttcgagaactatgtagacatgaccgagacacatctccagtcaataaccaatagcggaacctcgacgctcatattggctcctacatattctacgaagatatttattggtcaaaccgcataacaacatacattgttccctttgtcatcggtatgttacttggccgagattcgatcgtcggtatcatcatacctagttcaatctcgttactggcaagtctctttactcataccataatgcatcatcctgtgactaactcattagaaacattgcttgcaaggatcatagtgatgtgcattaccgagagggcccagagatacctcttcgatacacggagtgacaaatcctaatctcgatctatgccaactcaacaaacaccatcagagacacctgtagagcatctttataatcacccagttacgttgtgacgtttgatagcacacaaggtgtttctctggtattcaggagttgcataatctcatagtcagaggaacatgtataagtcatgatgaaagcaatagcaataaaactaaacgatcattattctaagataacggatgggtcttgtccatcacatcattctataatgatgtgatcccgtttatcaaatgacaacacatgtctatggtcaggaaacttaaccatctttgattagcgagctagtctagtagaggcataccaggggcactctatttgtctatgtattcacacatgcactaagtttctgattaatacaattctagcatgaataataaacatttatcatgatataaggaaatataaataacaactttattattgcctctagggcatatttcctttagtctcccacttgcactagagtcaataatctagattacatagtaatgattctaacacccatagagtcttgatgttgatcatgttttgctcgtgagagagacttagtgaacgggtctgcaacattcaaatccgtatgtatcttgcaaatctctatgtctccctccttgacttgatcgcgagtggaattgaagcgtctcttgatgtgtttggttctcttgtaaaatctggattccttcgccaaggcaattgctcgagtattgtcacaaaagattttcattggacccgatgcactaggtattacacctagatcggatatgaactccttcatccagactccttcattggctgcttccgaagcaactatgtactccacttcatacgtagatcccgccacgacgctctccttggaactgcaccaactgacagctccaccattcaatataaatacatatccagtttgtgatttagagtcatccggctcagtgtcaaaacttgcatcgacttaaccgtttacgacgagctctttgtcacctccataaacaagaaacatatccttagtccttttcaggtatttcaggatgttcttgaccgctgtccagtgatccactcctggattactttggtacctccctgctaaactaatagcaagtcacacaccaggtctggtacacaatattgcatacatgatagaacctatggctgaggcatagggaatgactttcattttctctctatcttctgcagtggtcggtcattgagtctgactcaacttcacaccttgtaacacaagcaagaaccctttctttgactagtccgttttaaactttttcaaaactttatcaaggtatgtgctttgtgaaagtacaattaagcgtcttgatctatctctatagatcttgatgcccaatatataagcagcttcaccgaggtcttttattgaaaaattcttattcaaatatccttttatgctattcagaaattcagtttcatttccaattaacaatatgtcatccatatataatatcagaaatgctacagagcttccaaTAAAAAATTCTTACTAACGATATATGGCAAAGCGAAACTGGAGGATAGTAAAAAAAAAGGTTGCTTTCGTGATAGAAAACAATTCAACATTTTTTTCTATCTTGTCCTTTTACAACCTTGATTTGGCACACAGTTCATGCCGCGTATAATTTGTCTCCAACGAGTATACCAAATTTGTTTGACAACTGGTTGGGTGTTTGTGCCCAACCAGTATTGAACGGAAACCTCTTTGTGGGAGTTTGTGCCCATCTATGAGCTATTTCGAAAAAATGATTGTGTCTTTAACAAATCAGCTATACCCCAAAATTGCAGGTTATCATCAAGGCTATGGTGCCGATCCATACGTGGACATTAATTCAACATGTGGACAGTCAGTAGTGCATGGCCTTTGGGTGTAGCCGTTTGGATATGGTTTCGATTTGGCTAGCGAGCCAGTAGTAGATTATGTGTTTGAATCATGTAATCTCATTTTTGATTGGTTGTGGTCGTgtttactccccccccccccccccctccgtttTCCATGACCGGTTCACACTTAGAATATATTTCTAATAAAATGGATGCATGCATAATGCATCAGGATGATAAATAAGCCGGGGCAACACCCATTAGAAAAAGAATGAAGTTTCTTTATTTAAGTAGGTATGACATATATGATGATTTTTCACAAAAGCACCCACTGTTGTTTTTTCTATGGAGGAATGGTACCACCAAGAATCAACTTTGTTTCTCCTGCCTCCTTTTTTCAGGAGTACGTCATCCACTAGATTTGTAGTTGGAGATGGCGAAGAAGTGTGAATGGAGAAACAAATAAATTAACAATTAGTCTTCTCTTCTCTTTGGCATCTCATGTCAAAGTACCTTTCTGAAATCTTCTCACCAACCCTAAATGTTGACCTGTCCAGTGTTGAGAGAGCCTATAAGCTAATGGCCAGTGTGAGGATGACGATGTGAACTTTCGGGCCTGTAGTGATCTTGGTAGGTAAAGACTTATCCTAAGTGTCTCTTGTTCACCATAATTTGTCAATGCACATTGTGCTGTGGTCAAGGTGCAGTACTCCTTGACCCGTTTGATTTTCTAGATTCCATCTTTAGACTTGGATGGCACCTATCACTCCGTTCCAAGTATTTTGAAGTTTTAACATTGCTCGAAGtcaaacttatttatttatttatttacggGGGGAAACCTCTTTATATTTGATCAACCTTTTATAAAAATATACTAATGTATGCAGCAGCAACTATATATATTGTGAAAATATATTTGCATGCTTAATGTAATGAAATTAGTTTGGTGTGGTAGATGTTGATGTATTTTTTTATAGAATTGGTTAGACTTATTCTTTTTTCAAAATTAAGACAATGCTAGAGCTTTAAATAATTTGGGTAGGAGAAAGTAGCTATTTATCCTAGGTTATTACACGGAGAAATGTCTACTACAATCAAACTtggaaatatgcaaaaaaaaaaaacttaaaTATATATAGTACTTGCTTCGGAAATAATTgtcactcaaatggatgtatctagcgtctagatacatccatttgagcgacggTTATTTCAGGACAAAACGATACAATTCAATTCATTTTGCGTGTGGCGTTTTGATCTCGAGTGTGGCGTTTTGGCACATGGGAGCACGCGCTCCTGGTTTTTAAAATGTGTTTTAAATGTcaaaagttttaaaaaaaattggcgCGTACATCTCGATATTGTACATGCTCACAAAGTCGTTTCGCGAAAAATCGACAAGTTATGTGTCGTGTGTGAAAAGGACAAAATCCGGTGTTAAAAAGTGCTTTTCACAAGAcatttttttttgtcttttttacacaagccacaaaaaatgtcGATTTTCTATGAAACTTGATGTGCACACATATAATGTCGAGATGTAtgcgccaaatttttgtttggaattttttcAAACTTTGAAATATTATTTCGGGTGGCAGGAGCGCGCGCTCCCATGTGCCAAATCGAATTTCTGATCTCTACACCTAGAATTTTGTTGTTTCTTTGTTTAGAGATGTTACAAGCCCGGGCAAAAATTATACTATTTGATGTAAGACATTTCTGCAGTTAAGCAGCTTAACTGCTAAATTATCTTACATTAAATTACagaggtactccctctgtaaactaatataagagcgtttagattactattttaatattttagtattctaaacgctcttatattagtttacggtgGGAGTATTTTCTAAAATAAACTACCATCAGCGGAGGCATCTTTCAATAagctttagcaaaactgttattGAAAAGATCTATCTAGCCTCATTGTTCTATATCTAAGTGACTCAGTTGAACtagaaagaaaaaaagacaaaaaatgcCTGCAAAAATCTTAgcgtaaaatcaatgacataggatttagatgtgcaataGATGGAAGAGGGACGAGGGACACGGCTTCACCAACTTTACCGGTTCTTCTCTAAACTACGAACTGTTATTCTGATCCTTGATTGTGTTTGGAGTCCTGTTGAGGAAGAGGTCCAATTTGTCTCTGTATCTAGCACCAATGATTTCGTCAATGACAAGAATTAATATTTCCTGAAATTCAATGGCCCTGTAGACCAGGTCTTGTTGAGTGTATGAATAAAACCTCTTTCATTTCTCTAACCAACGCCCCAACCTGCTTCTGTTGTCTGAAAAggctaaaaaaaataaaataaaagcagtCACACTCACAGTCTCAATTTGTACATAAAAACTTTAGAACCCATGGTTGACAGTTTCTAAAATTTTACTAACATACGGGATCACCATCTTGGTAAAAATGTCACTACCAAAAAAAAAGTTTTTTACTTTTCAGGGCTTCTTGCCAGCATAGTTTTCATTACAGACGAATGAAAAAGGGATCAAGAAATACAAAATCTACATGCTGCCTCATGTTcccatgtatgtatatatataaattAATCAAGAAATAAACATACTGTACTGCACTCGCAGTTTGCCTCGTACGCCAAGCTAGCTAAAGGCCAACACTTCTCCGGGTTTTCTCTTCGACTAAAACTACTTGTCTGGTATTGGTCGATGTCGATCAACCAAAAAGTGTCCGGAGAACGGTGTCTCCGAGCCCTGGAACGGCGGACAGGAAGTGGCCGGTGCCGGGGAGCTCGTGGTAGTTGACCCACCCGAGCTTGCCGGCGACGTGCCGCTGCAGCGCGACGGGCACGAGGCCGTCCTCGTCGCCCTGCCACAGGTGCACCGGGCACGGCGGCTCCGGCAGCGCCATGGGGTCGAACTCCCACTTTCCGAACATGACGGCCATGTCCCTGTAGTAGGACTCCTGGATCCCCTGCTGCGTCGCCATATCCCTCTTCTTCCGGAGGGTGCCGTCGGCGGTGAGGGTGCGGCGGATCTCGGCGTCCCGCTTGTTGGGGAGGTAGGTGGTGTTGACGACGACGGTGGAGGTGGGCAGGGGCAGCCAGCTCTGCTCCATCCACCAGTGTATGATGCCGGGGGCGTGGTGGGCCACGCGCAGCGCCCACTGGTCGCCGCGCTCCTGCCGGCCGTACTCCCGCGCCGCCAGCTCCGCCGGGAACCCGGGCCACCAGTAGTTCACCACCGGCGCCAGCATGGCGGCCCCGGCGATCCGCTCCGGGATGTACCTGAGCGCGCCCCACACGGCGTGGCAGCCGAGGGAGAAGCCGACGACGTGGAACTTGTCGCCGAGCCCCAGCGCGTCGGCCAGGTCCTCCATGTCCTGCGCCGCGGTCTCCACGGAGCGGCCCGGGTTGGGGTCGCTCTCGCCGTAGCCGGCGCGGTCGAAGCCCACCATGTACACGCCAAGCTCCTCGGCGACCTCCTGAAATCAAGTCGTTGCGCAGACGGTGTAAGCGACGGCGAGAGAGACGCGTGATCATATTATAATGAGCTCGCAGGCCGGGCGGGGGTGGCGAGACGACGGGAGAATGTATGCGCAGCACTAACCGGCGATGCGCGGAGGCTGTCGAGGCGGGAGCCGGTGAAGCCGTGGGAGAAGACGACCTTGAACCGCGCGCTCTCCTTGGGCACGCCGGACTCCTCGTACGCCAAGTGCCGGCCGTCCCTCATCCGGACCCGCGGCGCGGTGATCGGGGGCCCGCCGGGCGACCCGCACGGCGTGGGCGCCGGCGGCTGCACGGCCCGGAGCAGCCACTCGccgagctggcccgcgagcgggcCCATGCCCATGCCCGTGCCCACCGGCGCCGCCGAGTAGTAGTACCCTCTCCCGCCGGAAACCGATCGGTCCATGGGATGATGGGAATGAATGAGACGGCCCCGAGCCTCGAGTCTGAAAGCTGGCTGGCTGCCGCCGTTCTTGGGTGTTGGCTCGGCGTGGTGCTGGTTGGTGCTGTGCTACGCAGGAGGAATGGTGGATGGTAGGTGGCGAGCAAGCACCGCGGGTGGGTGTTTATATATTGGCCGGGGCTGGACGCATGCGCGTGTGCGTTTGTGGACGCGATCGTGGGCTTTGCTTTCGGGCTGGTTGGTAAGGTGAGCTTGGGTACGATTTCGTCGGCTTTGGGAGGGAAACGCGGTTGTACGACGGGGTATTTTTGGCGTGCGCCGTTGCTCTCACTCTCGGGGAACCTACGCCCGGTCTCGGAGGATCTCATCCATGAAGCACCGATACGGCGACATCAAT
Proteins encoded in this window:
- the LOC123126800 gene encoding uncharacterized protein, producing the protein MDRSVSGGRGYYYSAAPVGTGMGMGPLAGQLGEWLLRAVQPPAPTPCGSPGGPPITAPRVRMRDGRHLAYEESGVPKESARFKVVFSHGFTGSRLDSLRASPEVAEELGVYMVGFDRAGYGESDPNPGRSVETAAQDMEDLADALGLGDKFHVVGFSLGCHAVWGALRYIPERIAGAAMLAPVVNYWWPGFPAELAAREYGRQERGDQWALRVAHHAPGIIHWWMEQSWLPLPTSTVVVNTTYLPNKRDAEIRRTLTADGTLRKKRDMATQQGIQESYYRDMAVMFGKWEFDPMALPEPPCPVHLWQGDEDGLVPVALQRHVAGKLGWVNYHELPGTGHFLSAVPGLGDTVLRTLFG